In the Deltaproteobacteria bacterium genome, CCTTTGCAGACCAAAGTATCAGTTCTTCGCTGAATCTGCTTAAATGCCTCATTAAAATTGAGGCTGCTCCGCAAAACTCTATGCAAAAGTCCCTGTCGCTCACAGAGTCAAGGCTGTTGTCAGTTGGTTTTGCAAACCCCAATTCTTTTGCTATAAAATCCCTGTCCAGAGGATACGGACTTCCTGCAAGCGCACCAGCGCCAAGGGGCATGGCATTCACACGCTTATAGCAGTCTCCAAACCTTTCATAGTCCCGTTTTAACATCTCATAGTATGCAAGGATGTGATGACTAAATAAGATTGGCTGAGCCCGCTGGAGATGCGTATAACCGGGCATTATGCAGTCAAGATTTTTCTTTGCAATGTTTACAAAGGTTTTTTGTAAATTTCTTATAAGTCCCTGAACCTCTTTAATCTCATCCCTTAAATATAATCTCATATCAAGGGCAATCTGATCATTTCTGCTTCTTGCAGTATGCAGTTTCCCGCCAACAGAGCCAATCTTCTTAATAAGTCTTTTCTCTATTGCCATGTGGATGTCTTCCATATCAGATGTAAATTTAAACCTGCCTGCATCAATCTCTTTTTCAATTGTCTTGAGTCCAGAGATAATCTTATCTGCCTCTTTCTTTGTAATAATCCCTACCATTGCCAGCATTCTTGTATGGGCAATTGAACCCATAATATCATGCCTATAAAGCCTCTTATCAAGTAAGATTGAGGCATTAAACTCCTCAACAAGTTTATCTGTTTCCTGTGTAAAACGACCTGACCATGGTTTGGATTTCATATATCACCTTCTATCCTCAATAATTATTTCGGAAAGGGGTTTATCTTTACAACCACATCCTTATGCCAACAAGTTGCACACCTCATCCTCCATGTGGCTATTGTAGATACAAAATGGCAGTTTGTCAATTCTATATTCCCAAGATATATTCCCAAGAAAAAATACTTGACAGGATTTTTTAGAACTGTTAAAAAAAACAATAATTTAAAGAGATTCTGGATAAATCCAGGGGGGCTGTCCCTAATTTACGGAGCAGAGCAGAGTCGTAGAATAGGGACTGTCCCCCAAAATAGGAGAAAAACAATGAAGAGACTATTAGTTTTATTAGTTGCTGTGTTTGCTGCCAGCCTGTTGACAGCATCTTCATATGCTGCTGATGCTAAATTTAACGGTCATTACAGGGTAATGGGATTTATGGTTGAAAATATGTCACAAAACGGCAGCCTTCAGAGGCCAGGTGCTGATGAAAAATGGTCTTATGTAGAGCATAGATTGAGGTTGAACATAGATATTTATGAGGGTCCTGTTATGGGAAGGCTGCAAATCAACTCTGCTGCCCCATTCTCTCAAGGTTACAAGTGGGGCGAGGGGCAGGATTCTTCTGGATGGAACCGTGAGATGTTTCTTCAGTTTCCATTAGGGGGCGCTGTTGTCAAGGTAGGTAAATACTGGGCAACAAGTCCTTACACACTTGGAGAATTTATACATATGGGGACATGGGAGGGACTTACTATCACATATCCTGTGAGCCCTGCCCTTACTCTCATTGCCTCTGTCTTTGACACATCTGACGCATCAGAGGATGATGCTAAACTTTATGCACTGGTTATCCCATACAGCCCTGCTGGCTCTGTTTTTAGCGGTGTGCTTGGCTGGTACTATTATGTAGATAATAATAGTACTACTGCTGGAACATATAGAGAAGATAGACCTATGTGGCTTGTCGGAACAGTAGCAGCTGCACAAGGTCCGTGGAATGTCCGACTGACAGGCGCCGCTATGTTTGGTGATACAGATATAAATATTGCTGGTGTCTCGTCTTCTTATGATTATAATGCGCATGCTTATGATGTCAGGGCAAGTTATAACTTTGCAAAGGCAGGTGGTCCCCCACTTACTTTAGAGGCAATATATGGGTATGGTAGTGGTGATGACAATCAGACTGCTTCTGACCGTGACTATAAAGAGTTTAGAACCCCAACGCCGTCATATACCCATACCTCCATATTTCTGGATGGGGGTGATTCAGGAGATGGCGGTGCCCAACTTGCCCATCCCGCCCGTTCACAGGCTGGCGGTATTGGCAACCTAAGCTGGATTGGTTTAAAGGCATCGTACAAACTAACAGCCAAGTCTACACTAAATGCCTCTGCATCAACCTTTTATCTTGCTGAAAAGACAGCTAACAATCCATCATACGATTATCAGGATGATGAGTTGGGGCAGGAATATAATCTTGCGTTTGTTCATCAATTGGCAAAGGGTCTTAGCCTAACCCTTTCAGGCGCATGGTTTATACCAAATGAAAAGGGCTGGACAACAACGACTGCCGCAGCCACAGCGCCAGATGACACCGTTAGTGAATATATGACAAAGTTATTCTGGAGTTTCTAAAAATACAGAATTCATAAGGCGAAAAGCGAAAAGCGAAAGGCGATCGGTTTAAGTCTTTCGCTTTTCTATTTTAAGGAGGTAAATTTATGATTAGTGTAAGGACACTTGCCATGACTATCATAGTAGTTTTAGTCTCTGGCTACAGCATAGCCTCCCAGTATGAGTCTCAAGGCAATATGTATTTTTCAGCAGAGAACTATACAGAGAGTGCATCTAGTTATGAAAAGGCTTTGGCTGAAAATCCAAACAATAAGACAGCACTTCTTATGGCTGGATGGAGTTATTTTAAGATTGAAAGATATGAGGATGCAAAGGCACAGTTTGAAAGACTGAATAAACTTAATAAAGATTCAATGGATGCCCTTGAGGGTCTGGGATGGACAGACTTTAAACTTGGCAACTATAAGGAATCTCTTAAAATCTTTGAAACCATGAGGGGAAAGGATAAAACCCATGTAGGCGCTATAGAAGGAATAGCCTATAATCATTTTAAACTTGGCAATTTGCCAGAGGCAAAAAAATACCTTGCTGCAGCATTGTTTGAAAATCCGTATTCTTCTGACAGCAATCTGATAAGGGGATTCGTTGCATTGCAGGAAAAGGATTTTTCCACAGCCATAACCTTCTTTGAGGAGGCTAAAACACACTCCAGTAAAAAGGACGCAGACATCTATGCTGGACTTGGAAACGGATACATGGGCAAAAAGGACTACAACATGGCAGACTACTATTACAACACCGCGTTGGAGATAAAGCCTAAAAATCAACTGGCGATTGCAGGCAAGGGGCAGTTATTTGTTATTAAACAGGCAGTAATGGCAGAAGGTGCCAGACTTTTGTTGGATGGAAATTTCAAGGGTGCCATAGAGGAATATCAGAAGGTTCTGCAGTTATATCCTAACTGGGTGGAAGTCTATGCAGCAAAGGGCTGGACAATGTATAAAAAGGGTGATTACAAAGGCGCATATACAGAATTTAATAAAGGGCTTAATATTTATAAACTCTCGTATGACATCTATGACGGCATTGGCTGGAGCGCCCTAAAACTAGGGATGAAAGATGAGGCTGAAAAATCCTTTAAAAAGGCGCTTGAAATCTTTCCCGGATATGTAAGTTCGCAAGAGGGGTTAAGGCAGATTAAAACCAAATAAAGTAATCAATTTCTTCATGGGAGGCGCGTATGATTAGAAAGATTTTGGTCGTATTGACGGTAGTATCCTTCATGGTAGTCATTACCTCTGGACAGTTGTCTGCCCAGGACATCCAGAAGGCAGGCAAACTTTATAATGAAAAGAAATACAGTGAGGCATATACAGAGTTTGAAAAACTCTATAAGACTGACCCTAATAACATAGATGCCTTCAATGGAATGGCATGGTCAAAATTTCAGATTGGGAGGGTAGAAGAGGCAGAAAGGATGTTTAAAGACATCATAAGAAAATCTCCATATCATGCAGGCGCCAGTGAAGGGCTTGCTGCTG is a window encoding:
- the argH gene encoding argininosuccinate lyase is translated as MKSKPWSGRFTQETDKLVEEFNASILLDKRLYRHDIMGSIAHTRMLAMVGIITKKEADKIISGLKTIEKEIDAGRFKFTSDMEDIHMAIEKRLIKKIGSVGGKLHTARSRNDQIALDMRLYLRDEIKEVQGLIRNLQKTFVNIAKKNLDCIMPGYTHLQRAQPILFSHHILAYYEMLKRDYERFGDCYKRVNAMPLGAGALAGSPYPLDRDFIAKELGFAKPTDNSLDSVSDRDFCIEFCGAASILMRHLSRFSEELILWSAK
- a CDS encoding tetratricopeptide repeat protein, producing the protein MISVRTLAMTIIVVLVSGYSIASQYESQGNMYFSAENYTESASSYEKALAENPNNKTALLMAGWSYFKIERYEDAKAQFERLNKLNKDSMDALEGLGWTDFKLGNYKESLKIFETMRGKDKTHVGAIEGIAYNHFKLGNLPEAKKYLAAALFENPYSSDSNLIRGFVALQEKDFSTAITFFEEAKTHSSKKDADIYAGLGNGYMGKKDYNMADYYYNTALEIKPKNQLAIAGKGQLFVIKQAVMAEGARLLLDGNFKGAIEEYQKVLQLYPNWVEVYAAKGWTMYKKGDYKGAYTEFNKGLNIYKLSYDIYDGIGWSALKLGMKDEAEKSFKKALEIFPGYVSSQEGLRQIKTK